The genomic interval AGCACCAGGACAATGCGCCGCGTCCCGGGCATGCGTGAGACGGCCTTTCGCAGGGCTGTAACACCCACCACGGTGTGCGCGGTATCCAAAATGATCCGGGGAGGGCCGGCCCAAACTTCCATGCGGCCCGGCCACTGCACTTCCTGCACTCCCTTAATCACGGCGCGCACGCCCAAAGGCTTTTTCTTGAAGCGCGCGAAGAGTTCTGCGAGCCCGATGGCCACACCTGCGTTCTCGGCTTGGTGCTCACCCAGAAGCGGCATGCGCAAAGTCCCGTAATCCGCATCCAAACCCTTCACGCGAAATGTCTGCGCATTTTGGGTCATGGCCAAGGACTCCGTCTTGATATCCTGACCCACCCAATAGAGGGGCGCATTCTGCGCTTCGGCTATCTGCTGCGTGAGTTTGGCCACACTCTTCCACTGCGGAGACGTGACCACCGGCACACCGGGCTTCACAATGCCCAGTTTTTCCGTGCCAATACGAATGAGGCTAAAACCCAACGCCTTGACGTGTTCGCGGCTAATACGCGTAATCCCGCAAGCCACGGGTTCCACGACATTGGTCGAATCCAGGCGGCCCCCAAGCCCTACCTCATAAAGGGCCACATCCAGCCGGCGTTCGGCAAAGTACTTGAAAGCGACAAGCGTGGTCACCTCAAAGAAGGTCAGCTTCTCCCCCGCCCCCAGGGTCTGCTCATAGGCATTGATTTCAGGGGCCAGCCCGGACACGATCCGGGCAAAATCCTTCTCAGAAAGGGTCTCATCCGAGTCCGCAGAGGGGCTCCCAAAAGGGCTGGAGCCCGTATTTGAGACCCTAAAACGTTCTAAAAAAGAGGACAAGTGGGGAGAAGTGTACAGTCCGACCCGGTATCCGGCGGCCTTGAGAATGGAATAAGTGAGCGCGCAAGTGGAACCCTTGCCCTGAGAGCCCGCCACATGCAAACAAGGAACCTGGCGCTCCGGATGGCCGAGGCGCTGCACCAAGTCCTTCATTCGCTGTAACTTAAAGACTTTCTGGGTCTTGTAACCCGTCAAATTTTCGTAGTTGACTCTGCTCTGGAGATAATCCAGCGCTTGCTCGAACGTCATCGGGACCTCATCTAACTACTTACAGCACAGGACCTTATACCACCATACCTAGTTTAAGCAGGAAAGCTGCCAGATCTAGTGCCTAAAATGTCTCATTCCTGTAAAGACCATGGCCATCTTGGCCTTGTCGGCCGCGGCCGTTGTCTGCTCATCCCGCACCGAACCCCCGGGCTGAATAATGGCCTTAATCCCGGCCCGGGCTGCAACAGTCACACCGTCGGCCATGGGAAAGAAACCGTCGCTGGCCAGGACCGCGCCCTGGGCCCGGTCCCCTGCCTTTTTAATGGCCTGTCTCACTGCATCCACCCGGCTCGTTTGCCCGGCCCCGACCCCGACCACAGCCTCCTTTTGCACCAAGACAATGGCATTGGAGAGCGCGTGTTTGGCAAGGGTCCAGGCAAACTTAAGAGATTTGAGTTGGGCCTCGGTGGGTTTCTTGCGCGTCACAACCCGCAGGCGCCCCAGCTTGCCCGTGTCCGCTTCCTGAACCAAGAGTCCCAAGCCCAAACTGCGAATGCGCGGCGGGGCCTGCTTGGGCGGAGTATAAACCACTAATCTCAAATTCTTTTTGGACTGCAAGGCCTTGCTTGCCTTGAGTCTGAATCCCGGCGCCACAATGCACTCAATGAATCCCAGCTCCAGGAGAATCTCCGCGGTTGGCAGATCGACTTCGCGATTAAAACCCACAATACCGCCAAAAGCCGAAAGCGGATCCCCTGCCCATGCCTGGGCCAAGACCTCGGATAGGCGACTCCCCACCGCAGCCCCGCAAGGACTGCCGTGTTTGATCACGCAAGCAGCCGGGCGTGTGAACTCATTGGCAATATTAGACGCGGCTTCCAGATCCAAGAGATTGTTGTAGGAAAGCGGCTTGCCGTGCAGAAGCTGCGCGCCCAAAACGCTCCGGGTCTCACCGGCCGGCGCATAGAGAGCCGCAGCCTGGTGCGGGTTTTCACCGTATCTCAAAGGAAGAACCTTCTCCGCACGAATCTCCAAAGCGCTGCCCGGCAAACCATTGGAAGGCACAGTCAGAGTGCCTGCGCGCTCCTTCAAAGTACTCCAGACAAAGCGGTCATAATTGGAAGTGGCCTCAAAAGCCTGTATTGCCAAGTCCTGAACCGTCTTTTCGCTAAGCGACCCGCCGTTTTCCTGCAACTCTTGAAGCACATTCTCATAACGCGCTGGGTCACACACGGCCGCCACGTGCCGCATATTCTTGGCCGCGCTGCGCAACATGGCCGGCCCGCCGATATCGATATTTTCCAAAAGCTCGGCGATTCGCACGCCGCGCTGCTGCGCCACCTTCTCAAAGGGATAAAAATTGACAACCAACAAATCGATCGGACGCATACCGCGATCCTGCAACTGCTGCATGTGATCCGGATTGTCGCGCAGAGCCAGAAGAGATCCAAAGACTTTGGGGTGAAGGGTCTTGACGCGGCCGCCCATGATTTCCTCGGCGCCGGTGTATTCGCCCACGGAAAGGACCGGGATTCCCTCCTCCTCCAGGAGTCGTGCCGTGCCCCCGGTGGAAAGAATCTCCACCCCCATCTCGTGCAAGCCCCGCACAAATTCAGGAAGGCCGGTCTTGTCTGTCACACTGACCAGCGCCCGACTCACTCGGACCATGGGCAACCCTCTCGTATGTTTGAAGAAAAGACTTATTTCCTGCAGAAAGAATGGCCCCCGCTGAATGGGGGCAGAA from Candidatus Omnitrophota bacterium carries:
- the purH gene encoding bifunctional phosphoribosylaminoimidazolecarboxamide formyltransferase/IMP cyclohydrolase, whose amino-acid sequence is MVRVSRALVSVTDKTGLPEFVRGLHEMGVEILSTGGTARLLEEEGIPVLSVGEYTGAEEIMGGRVKTLHPKVFGSLLALRDNPDHMQQLQDRGMRPIDLLVVNFYPFEKVAQQRGVRIAELLENIDIGGPAMLRSAAKNMRHVAAVCDPARYENVLQELQENGGSLSEKTVQDLAIQAFEATSNYDRFVWSTLKERAGTLTVPSNGLPGSALEIRAEKVLPLRYGENPHQAAALYAPAGETRSVLGAQLLHGKPLSYNNLLDLEAASNIANEFTRPAACVIKHGSPCGAAVGSRLSEVLAQAWAGDPLSAFGGIVGFNREVDLPTAEILLELGFIECIVAPGFRLKASKALQSKKNLRLVVYTPPKQAPPRIRSLGLGLLVQEADTGKLGRLRVVTRKKPTEAQLKSLKFAWTLAKHALSNAIVLVQKEAVVGVGAGQTSRVDAVRQAIKKAGDRAQGAVLASDGFFPMADGVTVAARAGIKAIIQPGGSVRDEQTTAAADKAKMAMVFTGMRHFRH
- a CDS encoding bifunctional folylpolyglutamate synthase/dihydrofolate synthase, which codes for MTFEQALDYLQSRVNYENLTGYKTQKVFKLQRMKDLVQRLGHPERQVPCLHVAGSQGKGSTCALTYSILKAAGYRVGLYTSPHLSSFLERFRVSNTGSSPFGSPSADSDETLSEKDFARIVSGLAPEINAYEQTLGAGEKLTFFEVTTLVAFKYFAERRLDVALYEVGLGGRLDSTNVVEPVACGITRISREHVKALGFSLIRIGTEKLGIVKPGVPVVTSPQWKSVAKLTQQIAEAQNAPLYWVGQDIKTESLAMTQNAQTFRVKGLDADYGTLRMPLLGEHQAENAGVAIGLAELFARFKKKPLGVRAVIKGVQEVQWPGRMEVWAGPPRIILDTAHTVVGVTALRKAVSRMPGTRRIVLVLGICRDKLVRQICQSLVPAASAIVLTQPNNPRALSVGELADNLPSSRIPVRIRESVPEALEEALSVARNYGEDTTILVTGSIFVVGEARDWLKESFPIPERAAHWS